The following are encoded together in the Bacillus cereus group sp. RP43 genome:
- a CDS encoding aromatic acid exporter family protein has protein sequence MKLGARILKTGIAITLALFACILLQLPSPVFAGISAIFAVQPSVYRSYLTALEQIQANVIGAVFAIVFAAAFGHNPFIIGLTCILVIALTLQLRLENTISIALVTVIAIMEYQGEDFFNFALLRFATIMIGIIAASLVNLVFMPPKYETKLYHRIVDNTEEIVKWIRMNSRQASDFTTLKTDIDRMKEKMIKLNHYYLLYKEERSYTKKIQFAKIRKLVLFRQMLATTSRALSTLKSLHRTENELRYMPEEFQESIQNELDSLTHYHEQVLLKFIGKAKKQQSVEMLDEVETGKQELIDIFMDYQNKDDEEAYKIWLHLFPLISSIINYSEEVEHLDLLVDSFYTYHKPESELQIEDKKEDE, from the coding sequence ATGAAACTTGGTGCTCGCATTTTAAAAACGGGTATTGCCATTACATTAGCTTTATTTGCTTGTATTTTACTTCAATTACCGAGCCCAGTATTTGCGGGAATCTCAGCTATCTTTGCTGTTCAACCTTCTGTATACCGCTCATATTTAACGGCTCTTGAGCAAATTCAAGCAAACGTAATTGGTGCTGTATTCGCTATCGTATTTGCTGCTGCTTTTGGACATAATCCTTTTATTATTGGATTAACGTGTATATTAGTAATTGCTCTTACTTTACAATTACGCTTGGAAAACACAATATCAATCGCTTTAGTAACAGTTATCGCCATTATGGAGTATCAAGGCGAAGATTTCTTTAATTTTGCCTTACTTCGATTCGCGACGATTATGATTGGAATTATTGCGGCTTCGCTTGTAAATTTAGTATTTATGCCGCCAAAATATGAAACGAAACTTTACCATCGCATCGTTGATAATACAGAAGAAATTGTCAAATGGATTCGTATGAACAGTAGGCAAGCTTCTGATTTTACAACGCTAAAAACCGATATTGACCGCATGAAAGAAAAAATGATTAAACTAAATCATTACTATTTGCTTTATAAAGAAGAAAGAAGTTACACGAAGAAAATACAATTCGCGAAAATTCGTAAGCTCGTTTTATTCAGACAAATGTTAGCGACAACAAGCCGCGCTTTAAGCACGTTAAAGTCATTACATCGTACTGAAAATGAACTGCGCTATATGCCGGAAGAGTTTCAGGAATCTATTCAAAACGAACTTGATTCATTAACGCATTATCACGAACAAGTGTTATTAAAATTTATTGGTAAAGCAAAGAAACAACAATCCGTTGAGATGCTTGATGAAGTTGAAACAGGTAAACAAGAATTGATTGATATCTTTATGGATTATCAAAATAAGGACGATGAGGAAGCATATAAAATATGGTTACACCTCTTCCCTCTTATTTCTTCAATTATTAACTACAGTGAGGAAGTAGAGCATTTAGATTTACTTGTGGATAGCTTCTACACATACCATAAACCAGAAAGCGAACTCCAAATCGAAGATAAAAAAGAAGACGAATAA
- a CDS encoding metal-dependent hydrolase has protein sequence MDTATHLVMGVTLGSLATLDPAIAQSDIGPQAVMLATIAGSNIPDIDTVLKLRNNAKYIRNHRGITHSIPAVILWSLLISGISFAFFSDAPYLHLLLWSFIAVFLHVFVDIFNAYGTQALRPFTKKWVALGIINTFDTVIFFIHILAIACMLVGAHKGYTALAAYILMFVYYIGRIMMHRNIKSVVYKRFKNVEKVIISPSYKFYHYHLAVVTTEHYYVARWHRGNILVYDKFNRVPFPNTAIMQAAVRDENISAFLSFSPVYRWDIFDYDNYYEVRFIDLRYRSKDYYPFVAIVQLDQNLNIISSYTGWIFSEEKLRKKLELLPH, from the coding sequence ATGGACACAGCCACTCACCTTGTTATGGGCGTTACTCTAGGCAGTTTGGCAACATTAGATCCAGCTATAGCACAAAGTGATATTGGGCCACAAGCAGTGATGCTTGCAACAATTGCCGGTTCCAATATTCCTGACATCGATACAGTTTTAAAATTGCGTAATAACGCTAAATATATAAGAAATCATCGCGGGATTACTCATTCCATTCCTGCAGTGATTCTTTGGTCACTCCTTATAAGTGGCATCTCTTTCGCCTTCTTTTCAGACGCTCCCTATCTACATCTACTACTTTGGTCATTTATTGCCGTCTTTCTTCATGTTTTTGTGGATATTTTCAATGCCTATGGTACACAGGCATTAAGGCCCTTCACAAAAAAATGGGTAGCGCTCGGCATAATTAATACGTTTGATACTGTCATTTTCTTTATCCATATACTCGCTATCGCCTGTATGCTTGTCGGAGCACATAAAGGCTATACTGCTTTAGCAGCGTATATATTAATGTTTGTTTACTATATCGGCCGCATTATGATGCATCGAAATATTAAAAGTGTAGTATACAAACGTTTCAAAAATGTAGAGAAAGTAATTATTTCTCCTTCTTACAAATTTTATCATTATCATTTAGCCGTCGTTACAACTGAACATTACTACGTCGCAAGATGGCACCGCGGTAACATCCTTGTATACGATAAATTTAATCGCGTACCGTTCCCTAATACCGCCATTATGCAAGCCGCTGTGCGAGATGAAAATATATCTGCTTTCTTATCTTTCTCGCCTGTATATCGCTGGGATATTTTCGATTATGATAACTATTATGAAGTTCGGTTTATTGATTTGCGGTATCGAAGTAAAGATTATTATCCATTCGTCGCAATCGTTCAGCTCGATCAAAATTTAAATATTATTAGTTCATATACAGGATGGATTTTCAGCGAAGAAAAACTTCGAAAGAAACTGGAATTGCTTCCACATTAA
- a CDS encoding YfhH family protein, with product MGMPKRYSEMTPHELREEIGVLKEQAVKAEQLGIVNEFDVLMRKMAMARAYMIDINKFHIGETYELVEEPGVVFKITYFNGVFAWGYKQNDNEEIGIPISLLQEK from the coding sequence ATGGGTATGCCAAAACGCTACAGTGAAATGACGCCACATGAGCTAAGGGAAGAAATTGGGGTTTTGAAGGAGCAAGCAGTAAAGGCTGAGCAACTTGGAATTGTAAATGAATTCGATGTATTAATGAGAAAAATGGCTATGGCTCGTGCTTATATGATAGATATAAATAAATTCCATATTGGTGAGACATATGAATTAGTAGAAGAACCTGGTGTGGTATTTAAAATTACGTATTTCAATGGGGTATTTGCTTGGGGATATAAGCAAAATGATAATGAAGAGATTGGAATACCAATTTCCTTGCTGCAGGAAAAATAA
- the recX gene encoding recombination regulator RecX, with protein sequence MTVITKIEVQKRSKERFNIYIDKGQGEEYGFSVNQAILMKHGLQKGLEIDEVALGNILYNEEVQKAYLQAISYLSYQMRTKQEIEDFLRKKEVGQAIISEVVSKLLHDRYINDKEYAISYVRTQSNVNQKGPTVIRRGLLSKGVQDLIITHSLQEYPKEKQIENALFLIEKKKKSYQKHSFLQMKQKLEEMLVRKGYSREIIQICLEELKDEKDDEQQQEALHYHGNKYYEKYKKYDGWTFENKVKQALYRKGFSIDEIETFLQMKREEG encoded by the coding sequence ATGACTGTCATTACAAAAATAGAAGTGCAAAAACGATCGAAAGAACGATTTAATATTTATATTGATAAAGGTCAAGGTGAAGAGTACGGGTTTAGTGTGAATCAAGCAATCTTAATGAAACATGGGTTACAAAAAGGCTTAGAAATTGATGAAGTAGCGTTAGGGAATATTTTGTACAATGAAGAGGTACAAAAAGCATATTTACAAGCAATTTCCTATTTATCCTATCAAATGAGAACAAAACAAGAAATAGAAGATTTCTTACGAAAAAAAGAAGTGGGACAGGCCATCATCTCTGAAGTCGTTTCGAAATTATTACATGATCGATATATTAATGATAAAGAGTACGCTATTTCATACGTGCGAACGCAAAGTAATGTGAATCAAAAAGGTCCAACTGTTATTAGGAGAGGGCTATTAAGTAAAGGTGTTCAGGATTTAATCATTACACATAGTTTACAAGAGTATCCAAAGGAGAAGCAAATTGAGAATGCTTTGTTTCTTATAGAAAAGAAAAAAAAATCTTATCAAAAGCATTCATTTTTACAAATGAAACAAAAATTAGAAGAAATGCTTGTTCGTAAAGGGTATTCTAGAGAGATAATTCAAATTTGTCTGGAAGAATTGAAAGACGAAAAAGATGACGAACAGCAACAAGAAGCGTTACACTATCATGGGAATAAATATTATGAGAAATATAAGAAGTATGATGGTTGGACATTCGAAAATAAGGTGAAGCAAGCGTTATATCGAAAAGGATTCTCTATTGATGAGATAGAGACTTTTTTACAAATGAAACGTGAAGAGGGATGA
- a CDS encoding gamma-type small acid-soluble spore protein — MSKKQQGYNKATSGASIQSTNASYGTEFATETNVQAVKQANAQSEAQKAQASAAQSANASYGTEFATETDVHAVKKQNAQSAAKKSQSSSSNQ; from the coding sequence ATGAGTAAAAAACAACAAGGTTATAATAAGGCAACTTCTGGTGCTAGCATTCAAAGTACAAATGCTAGTTATGGTACAGAGTTTGCAACTGAAACGAATGTACAAGCAGTAAAACAAGCGAACGCACAATCAGAGGCACAGAAAGCACAAGCTTCTGCTGCTCAAAGTGCAAATGCTAGTTATGGTACAGAGTTTGCAACTGAAACAGATGTGCATGCAGTGAAAAAACAAAATGCACAATCAGCTGCAAAAAAATCACAATCTTCTAGCTCAAATCAGTAA
- a CDS encoding DUF402 domain-containing protein — MGFPKEGEKVQIHSYKHNGSIHRMWEETTILKGTQSLVIGANDRTVVTESDGRTWITREPAICYFHANYWFNVIGMLREEGVYYYCNLSSPFAYDSEALKYIDYDLDIKVYPDMTYTLLDEDEYEKHSQIMQYPPVIDTILKRNVAHLTQWIHQRKGPFAPDFVDMWYERYLMYRN; from the coding sequence ATGGGATTTCCCAAAGAAGGAGAAAAGGTACAAATACATAGTTATAAACATAATGGCTCCATTCATAGAATGTGGGAAGAGACAACGATTTTAAAAGGGACGCAGAGTCTTGTGATCGGCGCGAATGATCGTACAGTAGTTACGGAATCAGATGGCCGAACATGGATTACTCGCGAACCTGCGATTTGTTACTTCCATGCCAATTATTGGTTTAATGTGATTGGAATGCTAAGGGAAGAAGGAGTATATTATTATTGTAATTTAAGTTCTCCTTTTGCATATGACTCTGAGGCATTAAAGTATATTGATTACGATTTAGATATTAAAGTGTATCCGGATATGACATATACACTTTTAGATGAAGATGAGTATGAGAAGCATAGTCAAATCATGCAGTATCCACCTGTTATTGATACTATTTTAAAACGAAATGTAGCACATTTAACACAGTGGATTCATCAAAGAAAAGGGCCATTTGCACCGGATTTCGTAGATATGTGGTACGAAAGGTATTTAATGTACAGAAATTAA
- a CDS encoding ABC transporter transmembrane domain-containing protein: protein MQGIKRYLQFVKPYRWLIAITIIIGLVKFGIPLIMPWLLKYIIDDVIQGTGSLQEKTSQLITAIGIAFFIFAVVRPPIEYYRQYFAQRIANTILYDLRKYIFGHLQKLSLRYYSNTKTGELISRVIHDVEQTKDFVITGLMNVWLDTATIVIAIIVMFSMNIKLTFVALLILPIYVVAVKYFFGRLRKLTKERSQALATMQGYLHERIQGMQVTRSFALEEYERGQFEKRNNEFLTKALTHTSWTARTFSVVNTLTDLGPLLVIGFAAYEVIQGSLTLGTMVAFVGYMDSLYSPLRRLVNSSTTLTQSFASMDRVFELLDEKYDIVNVPNAVQTKRLDGEVIFDNVSFRYNADEKEILHNLSLTMRPGEKVALVGASGGGKSSLASLIPRFYDVSEGAVYIDGIDVRRYDMRNLRSNIGIVLQDNLLFSDTIGANILYGNPKATEAEVISAAKAAQIHDFITELPDGYDTVVGERGVKLSGGQRQRVAIARVFLKDPSLLILDEATSALDLENERYIQDALQTLAANRTTIIIAHRLATITHVDTIIYVEDGEIKEKGSHEELMKKRGFYYNLYQLQHITETAPLA from the coding sequence GTGCAAGGTATAAAAAGATATTTACAATTTGTTAAACCATATCGATGGCTTATTGCTATTACAATTATTATTGGTCTTGTGAAGTTTGGTATCCCGCTTATTATGCCATGGTTATTAAAGTATATTATTGATGATGTTATTCAAGGCACGGGATCGCTTCAAGAAAAAACGTCTCAATTAATAACCGCAATTGGGATTGCTTTTTTTATTTTTGCAGTAGTAAGACCGCCGATAGAATATTATCGTCAATATTTCGCGCAGCGCATTGCCAATACAATACTATACGATTTACGAAAATACATTTTTGGGCACTTGCAAAAATTGAGCTTACGTTATTATTCGAACACAAAAACAGGGGAGCTTATTTCACGTGTAATCCATGATGTAGAACAAACGAAGGACTTTGTAATTACTGGTCTTATGAATGTTTGGTTAGATACTGCAACAATTGTTATTGCCATTATCGTTATGTTTTCTATGAATATAAAATTAACCTTTGTTGCTTTATTAATTTTACCTATTTATGTAGTTGCAGTGAAATATTTTTTCGGGCGCCTTCGAAAATTGACGAAAGAGCGCTCGCAAGCGTTAGCAACTATGCAAGGGTATTTACATGAACGTATTCAAGGGATGCAAGTGACACGTAGTTTTGCATTAGAAGAGTATGAAAGGGGACAGTTTGAAAAGAGAAATAATGAATTTTTAACGAAAGCATTAACTCATACGAGTTGGACGGCAAGAACATTTTCGGTAGTGAATACGTTAACGGATTTAGGGCCGTTACTTGTTATTGGTTTTGCTGCGTATGAGGTAATTCAAGGGTCGTTAACACTGGGTACTATGGTTGCTTTTGTTGGATATATGGATAGTTTATATAGTCCACTTCGTCGCCTTGTTAATTCATCTACAACATTAACACAGTCTTTCGCCTCGATGGATCGAGTGTTTGAATTGTTGGATGAAAAATACGATATTGTTAATGTGCCAAATGCGGTGCAAACGAAAAGGTTAGATGGGGAAGTTATATTTGATAATGTTTCTTTTCGTTATAATGCGGATGAAAAAGAAATATTGCATAATCTGTCATTAACTATGCGCCCGGGAGAGAAGGTTGCGCTTGTGGGGGCAAGTGGAGGAGGAAAGTCATCTCTTGCTAGTTTAATTCCGCGTTTTTATGATGTTTCTGAAGGTGCAGTTTATATAGACGGGATAGATGTAAGAAGGTATGATATGAGAAATTTGCGTAGTAATATTGGAATTGTACTGCAAGATAATTTATTATTTAGCGATACAATCGGTGCTAATATTTTATATGGCAATCCGAAAGCTACAGAGGCGGAAGTGATTTCAGCTGCCAAAGCTGCACAAATTCATGATTTTATTACAGAGTTGCCAGACGGCTATGATACTGTCGTTGGAGAACGTGGTGTGAAATTATCTGGTGGACAAAGACAACGTGTAGCAATCGCACGGGTTTTTCTAAAGGATCCGTCTTTACTTATATTAGATGAAGCAACATCCGCTTTAGATTTAGAAAATGAACGATATATTCAAGATGCACTGCAAACGTTAGCTGCAAATCGGACAACAATTATCATTGCACACCGATTAGCGACGATCACGCATGTTGATACAATTATTTATGTTGAAGATGGTGAAATAAAAGAAAAGGGTTCTCATGAAGAGTTAATGAAAAAAAGGGGATTTTATTACAATCTATATCAACTTCAGCATATAACAGAAACAGCTCCTTTAGCGTAA
- a CDS encoding YfhJ family protein has protein sequence MNDIYEILTKELLDKNDNLSYAQARAWVELLWEDFQTTYAKSGRYQGEEMTEQVVRTWINNHGRRLHEMRTNNPKYSHLINQEDHLKH, from the coding sequence ATGAATGATATTTATGAAATATTAACGAAAGAATTATTAGATAAGAATGACAACCTTTCTTACGCACAAGCTCGTGCATGGGTTGAATTACTGTGGGAAGACTTCCAAACAACCTACGCTAAATCAGGTCGTTACCAAGGTGAGGAAATGACTGAGCAAGTGGTACGAACATGGATTAATAATCATGGAAGACGCCTTCATGAAATGCGTACAAATAATCCGAAGTATAGCCATTTAATCAATCAAGAAGATCATTTGAAACATTAA
- a CDS encoding YgaB family protein, translating to MNDFDKLVGEQLETMDELLKLQSHLEKYQQIEMSERDTCDKKELHFIRQEIYRTEIALKLLHEKFEQQTNNVIQSFETEKIISN from the coding sequence ATGAACGACTTTGATAAGTTGGTAGGAGAGCAGTTGGAAACGATGGATGAGCTTTTAAAGTTACAATCGCATTTAGAGAAGTATCAGCAAATTGAAATGAGTGAAAGGGATACGTGCGATAAAAAAGAATTGCATTTTATCCGTCAAGAAATATATAGAACAGAAATAGCATTAAAACTTTTACATGAAAAATTTGAACAGCAAACGAATAATGTGATTCAATCTTTTGAAACCGAAAAAATAATTTCAAATTAA
- the mutY gene encoding A/G-specific adenine glycosylase — protein sequence MTLEILNEFNIEQFQNDLIGWFEKEQRDLPWRKNKDPYRVWVSEIMLQQTRVEAVKPYYANFMGKFPTLEALATADDEEVLKAWEGLGYYSRARNLHAAVKEVKEVYGGTVPSDVKKIEKLKGVGPYTKGAILSIAYGIPEPAVDGNVMRVLSRILSVWDDIAKPKTRKVFEEIVREIISKENPSYFNQGLMELGALICIPKNPSCLLCPVREHCRGYAEGVQKELPVKSKAKAPTMVPLVAGVLQTEDGRYVINKRPSTGLLANMWEFPNIELGEGIRNQKQQLTDYMKESFDLSVSIDEYAMNVQHTFTHRTWDIFIFYGKVTGNIVETDTLKFVSKEAFEQLPFSKSHRTIYEKCVEKITMQ from the coding sequence TTGACACTTGAAATATTAAATGAGTTTAACATAGAACAGTTTCAAAATGATTTAATTGGTTGGTTTGAAAAAGAACAACGTGATTTACCATGGCGAAAAAATAAAGATCCATACCGTGTTTGGGTTTCAGAAATTATGTTACAGCAAACAAGGGTAGAGGCTGTAAAACCATATTACGCAAATTTTATGGGGAAGTTTCCTACGCTTGAAGCGCTAGCAACTGCCGATGATGAAGAAGTATTAAAAGCATGGGAAGGCTTAGGTTATTATTCTAGAGCACGAAATTTACATGCTGCAGTAAAAGAGGTAAAAGAAGTATACGGCGGGACAGTGCCGAGCGATGTAAAGAAAATTGAAAAATTAAAAGGAGTGGGACCATATACAAAAGGTGCCATTTTAAGCATTGCATATGGCATACCAGAGCCAGCGGTTGATGGAAATGTTATGCGCGTATTATCTCGTATTTTATCAGTGTGGGATGATATTGCAAAACCGAAGACGAGAAAAGTTTTTGAAGAGATTGTGCGTGAAATTATTTCGAAAGAAAATCCATCGTATTTTAACCAAGGTTTGATGGAATTAGGGGCATTAATTTGTATACCGAAAAATCCATCTTGTTTACTTTGTCCTGTACGTGAACATTGCAGAGGGTATGCTGAAGGTGTTCAAAAAGAACTACCAGTGAAGAGTAAAGCGAAAGCACCTACAATGGTACCGCTCGTTGCAGGAGTACTTCAAACTGAAGATGGCCGTTACGTAATTAATAAACGCCCAAGTACGGGATTACTGGCTAATATGTGGGAGTTCCCGAATATTGAACTAGGTGAAGGCATTCGTAATCAGAAGCAACAGCTTACGGATTATATGAAGGAGAGCTTTGATCTCTCTGTTTCAATTGATGAATACGCGATGAATGTACAACATACTTTTACACATCGTACTTGGGATATATTTATATTTTACGGAAAAGTAACAGGTAATATTGTCGAAACGGATACACTAAAGTTTGTTTCGAAAGAAGCGTTTGAACAGTTACCTTTCTCGAAATCACATCGTACAATTTACGAAAAGTGTGTTGAGAAAATTACAATGCAATAA
- a CDS encoding amidohydrolase, protein MKTLLKQAIVYPITSPKFQGDVLVTGERITEVKPYIKPTQDMTVIDARALHLLPGFIDVHTHLGLYDEGTGWAGNDANETSEVSTPHIRSLDGIHPFDIAFQDAVQNGVTTVHVMPGSQNIIGGTTCVIKTAGTCIDHMIIQEPAGLKIAFGENPKKVHSNGTKESITRMGIMGLLRESFYDAQHYGHEADFRMLPILKALRREIPVRIHAHRADDITSALRFATEFNLDLRIEHCTEGHFIVEELSKHNLKISVGPTLTRRSKIELKNKTWDTYHILSKSGIEVSITTDHPYTPIQYLNVCAAIAVREGLDEKTALEGITIFPARNLRLENRIGSIEVGKDADLVLWTHHPFHYLAKPVLTMIDGKIIYKKNKKN, encoded by the coding sequence ATGAAAACATTGCTCAAACAAGCCATTGTATATCCTATTACCTCTCCAAAATTTCAAGGAGATGTACTGGTTACAGGAGAACGAATCACCGAGGTCAAACCTTATATTAAGCCTACTCAAGATATGACAGTTATAGACGCACGAGCTCTTCATCTTTTACCTGGATTTATTGATGTGCATACTCATCTTGGTCTCTATGACGAAGGCACTGGTTGGGCTGGTAATGATGCAAATGAAACATCTGAAGTTTCAACACCACATATCCGTTCTTTAGACGGGATCCATCCTTTTGATATTGCATTTCAAGACGCTGTACAAAATGGAGTTACGACTGTTCACGTTATGCCCGGAAGCCAAAATATTATCGGCGGTACTACTTGTGTAATAAAAACCGCTGGAACTTGTATTGATCATATGATTATTCAGGAACCTGCTGGTTTAAAAATTGCCTTTGGAGAAAACCCTAAAAAGGTCCATAGCAACGGTACAAAAGAATCAATAACACGCATGGGAATTATGGGCTTACTTCGTGAATCATTCTATGACGCACAACACTACGGGCATGAAGCTGATTTTCGAATGCTCCCTATTTTAAAAGCACTCCGCCGTGAAATACCGGTACGTATCCACGCTCACCGTGCAGATGATATCACTTCAGCTTTACGCTTTGCGACAGAATTCAATCTTGATTTACGTATTGAACATTGTACAGAAGGACACTTTATTGTTGAGGAACTTTCGAAACATAATTTAAAGATTTCAGTTGGTCCGACTCTTACACGACGTTCGAAAATCGAGCTTAAAAACAAAACATGGGATACTTATCATATATTATCGAAAAGTGGCATAGAAGTTTCTATTACAACAGATCACCCTTATACACCCATTCAATATTTAAATGTTTGTGCCGCTATCGCTGTTCGAGAAGGATTAGATGAAAAAACAGCCTTGGAAGGAATAACTATTTTTCCAGCTCGTAATTTACGTTTAGAGAATAGAATTGGAAGCATTGAAGTTGGAAAAGATGCTGATCTCGTGTTATGGACTCATCATCCTTTTCACTATTTAGCCAAGCCTGTACTCACCATGATTGACGGAAAAATAATTTACAAAAAAAATAAAAAAAACTAG
- a CDS encoding YpzG family protein → MSYRDHLDRRSELFNHTWTRPKHAKAQVNGQTQQTQSLIILANECKKRQF, encoded by the coding sequence ATGAGCTACCGTGACCATTTAGATCGTCGTTCTGAATTATTTAACCATACGTGGACTCGTCCAAAACATGCGAAAGCGCAAGTTAATGGACAGACGCAACAAACCCAGTCTCTCATTATACTGGCAAACGAATGTAAAAAACGCCAATTTTAG
- a CDS encoding small, acid-soluble spore protein K has protein sequence MGRQAEFWSESKNNSKIEGQPKAKSRFASKRPNGTINTHPQERMRAANQQEE, from the coding sequence ATGGGTAGACAAGCCGAATTTTGGTCTGAGTCAAAAAACAACAGCAAAATCGAAGGTCAACCGAAAGCGAAATCACGCTTCGCTTCGAAAAGACCTAACGGCACAATTAACACGCACCCACAAGAACGTATGCGTGCTGCAAATCAGCAGGAAGAGTAG
- a CDS encoding TIGR01777 family oxidoreductase, whose translation MKIAISGGSGFIGKYLSSFFIQKGYTVYILTRKKTAETSHTNLQYVQWTPDLQTFPLSSIDVVINLAGESINSRWTKKQKKTILNSRIQTTRGLIKQLQALATKPHTFINASAIGYYGTSETESFTEQQKIPGNDFLAETVFLWEQEASKARSLGIRTIYSRFGVVLGADGGALPKMLLPYQLYIGGTIGSGNQWLSWIHIDDVVRMIDFIINKKEIDGPFNITAPTPIRMKEFGEIIATITRRPHWLPVPSFVLRTLLGEMSILVLEGQHVLPNKAIEHGYRYTFPTVNHALQNILLHTM comes from the coding sequence GTGAAAATCGCAATTTCTGGTGGCTCTGGCTTTATCGGCAAATACCTTTCTAGTTTTTTTATTCAAAAGGGATATACTGTTTACATTCTTACTCGAAAAAAAACTGCTGAAACTTCACATACTAACCTTCAATACGTACAATGGACACCGGATTTACAGACCTTTCCCCTCTCCTCTATCGATGTAGTTATTAATCTAGCTGGAGAGTCTATTAATAGTAGATGGACAAAGAAACAAAAAAAAACAATTTTAAACAGTAGGATTCAAACAACAAGAGGACTCATTAAACAATTACAAGCACTCGCAACAAAACCACACACATTTATTAACGCAAGCGCTATTGGATACTATGGAACATCTGAAACAGAGTCTTTTACCGAGCAACAAAAAATTCCCGGAAATGACTTTTTAGCAGAAACAGTATTTTTATGGGAGCAAGAAGCATCTAAAGCACGTTCTCTTGGAATAAGAACAATCTACTCAAGATTTGGAGTCGTATTAGGTGCAGACGGAGGAGCTCTTCCCAAAATGCTACTTCCCTATCAATTATATATTGGGGGTACAATTGGATCTGGAAACCAATGGTTATCATGGATTCATATAGACGATGTCGTTCGCATGATTGATTTCATCATTAACAAAAAAGAAATTGACGGACCTTTTAATATTACAGCGCCAACGCCAATACGAATGAAAGAGTTCGGTGAAATTATTGCCACTATAACTAGGCGACCTCATTGGTTACCTGTTCCTTCATTTGTACTTCGCACTTTACTCGGTGAGATGAGTATACTTGTATTAGAAGGGCAACATGTATTACCCAATAAAGCTATTGAACATGGATATCGATACACATTTCCTACAGTTAACCATGCATTACAAAATATACTCTTGCATACAATGTAG